In Phycisphaerae bacterium, one genomic interval encodes:
- the flhB gene encoding flagellar biosynthesis protein FlhB, translating into MAHDDAGDKTEQPTPRRREEAREEGQIARSADLTAAVALLGGLLLLKAFGPGMLATMLAMTRALGEAPSITADGLWPWMRQVGGAAGEMLLPFLGLLVVIIIAGTAAQSGLLLTWKRLALKPDRIDPVAGAKRLFSSEALTRLGVGLLKMAAVTWIAYLTIAGRMGAVLTAGKLHTAGVLGLGAEVLFDLAVRLAIALLVLGILDYLIQRWKLERRLRMTKQEVRDELKKMEGDPLVKQRRRQIQARLALQRIRAEVPRADVVVTNPTHFAVALRYDEATMSAPRVTAKGRDLLAERIRQLAQQHGVPIVQRPPLARALYTGVEVGQEVPPAFYRAVAEVLAYVYQLSGRVAG; encoded by the coding sequence ATGGCGCACGACGACGCTGGCGACAAGACCGAACAACCGACTCCACGCCGCCGCGAGGAGGCGCGCGAGGAGGGACAGATCGCCCGCAGCGCGGACCTGACGGCGGCGGTCGCGCTGCTGGGCGGGCTGCTGCTGCTCAAGGCCTTCGGGCCGGGCATGCTCGCGACCATGCTCGCCATGACCCGCGCGCTCGGCGAAGCGCCATCGATCACCGCCGATGGACTCTGGCCTTGGATGCGGCAGGTCGGCGGCGCGGCCGGCGAAATGCTCCTGCCGTTCCTGGGGCTGCTGGTGGTGATCATCATCGCCGGCACCGCGGCCCAGTCCGGACTGCTCCTGACCTGGAAACGGCTCGCGTTGAAGCCGGACCGCATCGATCCCGTCGCCGGCGCGAAGCGGCTGTTCTCGTCGGAGGCGCTCACGCGCCTGGGCGTGGGGCTGCTCAAGATGGCCGCGGTGACCTGGATCGCCTACCTGACGATCGCCGGCCGCATGGGTGCGGTGCTGACCGCGGGCAAGCTGCATACCGCCGGTGTGCTTGGCCTGGGCGCGGAAGTGCTCTTTGACCTGGCCGTGCGGCTGGCGATTGCGCTGCTCGTGCTGGGCATCCTGGATTACCTCATTCAGCGCTGGAAGCTGGAGCGCCGCCTGCGGATGACGAAGCAGGAAGTGCGCGACGAGCTGAAGAAGATGGAGGGCGACCCGCTGGTCAAGCAGCGGCGTCGCCAGATCCAGGCGCGCCTGGCGCTGCAGCGCATCCGCGCGGAGGTGCCGCGGGCCGACGTGGTTGTCACCAACCCGACGCACTTCGCCGTCGCCCTGCGCTACGACGAGGCCACCATGAGCGCGCCGCGCGTCACCGCGAAGGGGCGCGATCTGCTGGCCGAACGGATCCGCCAGCTCGCCCAGCAGCATGGCGTCCCGATCGTGCAGCGCCCGCCGCTGGCCCGCGCGCTGTACACCGGCGTCGAGGTCGGACAGGAAGTGCCGCCGGCTTTCTACCGGGCCGTCGCGGAAGTGTTGGCGTATGTCTATCAGCTTTCCGGCCGCGTGGCCGGGTAG
- the flhA gene encoding flagellar biosynthesis protein FlhA, with translation MQFMARNRGLLFPIAAAALIFVILIPLPTMALDFLLLTNMLLTTVVLMTVMYIRSPLEFSSFPSLLLALTLFRLVLNTATTRLILANGAQGTTAAGHVVEAFGLFVSANSLAVGVIIFLIITVIQFVVITKGATRIAEVAARFTLDGMPGKQMAIDADLNAGSIDEAEARRRRTEIARESDFYGAMDGASKFVRGDAIAGIIITFVNILGGLYVGMVEHNLSLMQSLEIYTKLTIGDGLASQIPAFIISVGAGMLVTRSTGQTNMGEEVLGQLLAKPTALLVAAGFLFVMTLTPLPKVPLLTMASGCGLLAYFLKRTQTRAAVRQVTEQRTRERAKPEKIESHLSVDPLELQVGFGLVRLIDRARGGDMLDRIAGIRKQIALDLGLVVPPVRIRDHAELKPHQYRVLLRGQEIARDELYPDQLLAIDSGLASQHLNGIEVREPAFGLRAWWIEPAQRDHAERANYTIVEPSGVLATHLTEIIKRHAADLLTRADTQALLDHLKQRNAGLVDEVVPNLLKTGQVQKVLQGLLHERVPVRDLETILEILGDWAPKTKDLEILTEYARNGLARTICAQYKDPAGVIHVVTLDPATEDYIQGNIQRLESGSSLALPPDRQAELAVKCKRQVEAAAANAGAAPVAVLCSPQVRLWTRRVIEPVLPQTPVLALNEIVRGIDVQAHGVVSLEFQRANVPSPVHA, from the coding sequence CTGCAGTTCATGGCCCGCAACCGCGGACTGCTGTTCCCCATCGCGGCGGCGGCGCTGATCTTCGTCATCCTCATCCCGCTGCCGACCATGGCGCTGGATTTTCTCCTGCTCACCAACATGCTGCTGACGACGGTCGTGCTCATGACCGTCATGTACATCCGCAGCCCGCTCGAGTTTTCCAGCTTCCCCTCGCTGCTGCTGGCCCTCACGCTCTTCCGCCTCGTCCTGAACACCGCTACTACCCGGCTCATTCTCGCCAACGGCGCCCAGGGCACCACCGCCGCCGGCCACGTCGTCGAGGCCTTCGGCCTGTTCGTGTCGGCCAACTCGCTCGCCGTCGGCGTGATCATCTTCCTGATCATCACCGTGATCCAGTTCGTCGTCATCACCAAGGGCGCCACGCGCATCGCCGAAGTCGCGGCCCGCTTCACGCTGGACGGCATGCCCGGCAAGCAGATGGCCATCGACGCCGACCTGAACGCCGGCAGCATCGACGAGGCCGAGGCCCGTCGCCGCCGCACCGAGATCGCCCGCGAATCGGACTTCTACGGGGCCATGGACGGTGCCAGCAAGTTCGTCCGCGGCGACGCCATCGCCGGCATCATCATCACGTTCGTCAACATCCTCGGCGGCCTCTACGTCGGCATGGTCGAGCACAACCTCTCGCTGATGCAGTCGCTCGAAATCTACACCAAGCTGACCATCGGCGACGGCCTCGCCAGTCAGATCCCCGCGTTCATCATCTCAGTCGGCGCGGGCATGCTCGTTACCCGCAGCACGGGCCAGACCAACATGGGCGAGGAAGTGCTCGGCCAGTTGCTCGCCAAGCCGACGGCCCTGCTCGTCGCCGCGGGCTTCCTCTTCGTCATGACGTTGACGCCGCTGCCGAAGGTCCCCCTGCTGACCATGGCCAGCGGGTGCGGCCTGCTCGCCTATTTCCTGAAGCGCACGCAGACGCGGGCTGCCGTGCGGCAGGTCACCGAGCAGCGCACCCGGGAGCGGGCCAAGCCTGAGAAGATCGAGAGCCACCTCAGCGTCGACCCGCTCGAACTGCAGGTGGGTTTCGGGCTGGTCCGGCTGATCGACCGCGCCCGCGGCGGCGACATGCTCGACCGCATCGCGGGCATCCGCAAGCAGATCGCCCTCGACCTGGGCCTGGTCGTGCCGCCGGTGCGCATCCGCGACCACGCCGAACTCAAGCCGCACCAGTATCGCGTTCTGCTCCGCGGGCAGGAGATCGCGCGCGACGAGCTTTACCCCGACCAGTTGCTGGCCATCGACTCCGGCCTGGCCAGCCAGCACCTGAATGGCATCGAGGTACGCGAGCCGGCCTTCGGCCTGCGCGCCTGGTGGATCGAACCCGCCCAGCGCGACCACGCCGAGCGGGCGAACTACACGATCGTCGAGCCGTCCGGCGTGCTCGCGACGCACCTCACCGAGATCATCAAGCGGCACGCCGCCGACCTGCTGACGCGCGCGGACACCCAGGCCCTGCTGGACCATCTCAAGCAGCGCAACGCCGGCCTCGTCGACGAGGTCGTGCCCAACCTGCTGAAGACCGGGCAGGTGCAGAAGGTGCTGCAGGGCCTGCTGCACGAGCGCGTGCCCGTCCGCGACCTGGAGACTATCCTCGAAATCCTCGGCGACTGGGCGCCGAAGACCAAGGACCTCGAAATCCTGACGGAGTACGCCCGCAACGGCTTGGCCCGCACGATCTGCGCCCAGTACAAGGATCCCGCCGGCGTCATCCACGTCGTGACGCTCGATCCCGCGACGGAGGATTACATCCAGGGCAACATCCAGCGGCTCGAGAGCGGCTCGTCGCTCGCGCTGCCGCCCGACCGCCAGGCCGAGCTGGCCGTGAAATGCAAACGCCAGGTGGAAGCCGCCGCCGCCAATGCCGGCGCCGCGCCGGTCGCCGTGTTGTGTTCTCCCCAGGTGCGCCTGTGGACCCGCCGGGTCATCGAGCCCGTGCTGCCGCAGACGCCCGTGCTCGCGCTCAACGAGATCGTGCGCGGCATCGATGTCCAGGCTCACGGAGTAGTCAGCCTTGAATTCCAGCGTGCGAACGTTCCAAGCCCCGTCCATGCGTGA
- a CDS encoding sigma-70 family RNA polymerase sigma factor encodes MSASGQTELWITAAAAGDQLALAKLLATYHPILVARVNTRLDPSIRARLSPEDVLQEFYLQLFQRVARFEQRGPASFLNWVLTILDHKLVDLYRSAHRAQRDVAREAAPGIGDQSGSYGTLLDQIYRDSTTPSRIVRHDEAVAALMTCVSQLPEAYRRVIELRFLDGRPLTEVAERLGKSEDAVVALTQRALKALRDALDARGEHTAV; translated from the coding sequence ATGAGTGCCAGCGGCCAGACTGAACTGTGGATCACGGCGGCGGCCGCGGGGGACCAATTGGCCCTGGCCAAGCTGCTGGCGACGTATCATCCGATCCTGGTTGCACGGGTGAACACGCGACTCGATCCGAGCATCCGCGCTCGCCTGAGCCCAGAGGACGTGCTGCAGGAGTTCTACCTGCAGCTTTTCCAGCGGGTGGCCCGCTTCGAGCAGCGTGGACCCGCATCCTTCCTGAACTGGGTCCTGACGATTCTCGACCACAAGTTGGTCGATCTGTATCGCAGTGCGCATCGCGCGCAGCGGGACGTCGCCCGTGAGGCAGCGCCGGGGATTGGCGATCAAAGCGGTTCGTACGGGACACTGCTCGACCAGATCTATCGTGATTCGACTACTCCCAGTCGCATCGTCCGCCACGACGAGGCCGTCGCGGCGTTGATGACGTGCGTGTCTCAATTGCCCGAGGCCTATCGCCGCGTCATCGAGCTGCGTTTTCTGGACGGCCGGCCGCTCACGGAAGTAGCCGAGCGGCTGGGGAAGTCCGAGGACGCGGTGGTCGCCCTTACACAGCGCGCCCTCAAGGCGCTGCGGGATGCGCTGGACGCGCGCGGCGAGCACACGGCCGTCTGA
- a CDS encoding P-loop NTPase — protein sequence MDHVHGVHLGRVAEGKPAGGCVVTLLSGKGGIGQTNVALNLGLALARRGCRTLLLDAHASPPAARLLLGSSLCTTARALRPHGSRRPRAPAELLALGSAPVELGRAADRDAAGIENSTTLTRLRRRYDVLLVDCGSCLNRVTVALARASDLRIWLTAPEPAALAGTYAAVKALTACGCLGRSGVVVNMARSRSDAAQTAGRLASVAQRFLGLTLELLGYVPFDAHVPAAVRQRRPLLVRFPRCPASVHIDALCDRLGPAVPGGRRRSGVWAHVASLFL from the coding sequence ATGGACCACGTCCACGGCGTGCATCTGGGACGGGTGGCGGAAGGGAAGCCGGCCGGGGGTTGTGTTGTCACGCTCCTCAGCGGCAAGGGCGGCATCGGCCAGACCAACGTCGCGCTGAATCTCGGCCTCGCGCTCGCGCGCCGCGGCTGCCGCACGCTGCTGCTCGATGCACACGCCAGCCCACCCGCGGCCCGACTCCTACTCGGAAGCTCCCTGTGCACCACGGCCCGCGCGCTGCGGCCGCACGGCAGCCGGCGGCCGCGCGCGCCCGCCGAACTACTGGCCCTCGGGTCTGCGCCGGTCGAACTCGGGCGGGCCGCGGACCGCGACGCGGCCGGCATCGAGAACTCCACGACGCTCACGCGCCTGCGCCGCCGTTACGACGTACTGCTCGTGGATTGCGGCAGCTGCCTGAACCGCGTGACCGTGGCACTCGCGCGGGCCAGCGATCTGCGCATCTGGCTCACCGCGCCGGAACCCGCGGCCCTCGCCGGCACGTACGCCGCGGTGAAGGCGCTTACCGCCTGCGGTTGCCTGGGCCGCTCCGGGGTCGTCGTGAACATGGCGCGCTCCCGGTCGGATGCGGCGCAGACCGCCGGGCGTCTGGCGAGCGTGGCGCAACGCTTTCTCGGACTCACGCTGGAACTGCTCGGTTACGTGCCGTTCGATGCTCACGTCCCCGCCGCCGTCCGGCAGCGCCGGCCGCTGCTCGTGCGGTTTCCGCGCTGTCCCGCAAGTGTGCACATTGACGCGCTTTGCGACCGGCTCGGCCCCGCGGTGCCGGGGGGGCGGCGGCGCAGCGGCGTGTGGGCGCACGTTGCCAGCCTGTTTCTTTAG
- a CDS encoding flagellar GTP-binding protein yields MREALERVKSALGPDAVILGTRSLPAPGLGGLAGRQRVEITAAPPGLATPAPRVRRRRAETASAAAPAAQAETPALPQHLYPYYVQLVQNEVAAELAARLVRQAATRVTDGPHTEPTVLRAALRDYIAQLLPQAGGIDLSAGTPRRVALVGPSGSGKTTTLAKLAAHFKLRQRRRVALLSLDTHRLAAHEQLRRYAEVIDVPLHTAQTIAEVKQCRQALADVDVLLIDTPGVGLREQGRFARLATLLRAARPDETHLVVPASLAPEVQVRVAQSFAPLGVARAVLTRLDDAVGFGVVLNVVQRLNLGVSYLTTGQNVPNDIEEACSTRVAELLLAPNA; encoded by the coding sequence ATGCGTGAAGCGCTGGAGCGCGTCAAAAGCGCGCTGGGGCCCGACGCCGTCATCCTCGGGACGCGCAGCCTGCCGGCGCCCGGCCTGGGCGGACTGGCCGGGCGGCAGCGCGTCGAGATCACCGCGGCCCCGCCGGGCCTGGCCACGCCGGCCCCGCGCGTCCGCCGGCGGCGCGCGGAAACCGCGTCCGCCGCCGCACCCGCCGCCCAGGCGGAAACACCGGCGCTGCCCCAGCACCTGTACCCGTACTACGTTCAGTTGGTCCAGAATGAAGTGGCCGCGGAACTTGCCGCGCGCCTCGTCCGGCAGGCGGCCACGCGCGTCACCGATGGCCCCCACACCGAGCCTACCGTGCTGCGCGCCGCCCTGCGCGATTACATCGCGCAACTGCTGCCCCAGGCTGGCGGCATCGACCTCTCCGCGGGCACGCCGCGGCGCGTCGCGCTGGTCGGCCCGTCGGGCAGCGGCAAGACGACCACGCTGGCGAAGCTGGCCGCGCACTTCAAGCTGCGCCAGCGGCGCCGGGTCGCGCTGCTCTCGCTGGATACGCATCGGCTGGCGGCGCACGAGCAGCTGCGCCGCTACGCCGAGGTCATCGACGTCCCCCTGCACACCGCGCAGACGATTGCCGAGGTCAAGCAGTGCCGCCAGGCGCTTGCCGACGTGGACGTGCTGCTGATCGACACGCCCGGCGTCGGGCTGCGCGAGCAGGGCCGCTTCGCCCGCCTTGCCACACTGCTCCGCGCGGCGCGTCCCGATGAGACGCACCTCGTCGTGCCTGCGTCGCTCGCACCCGAGGTCCAGGTGCGCGTCGCGCAGAGCTTCGCGCCGCTGGGCGTGGCCCGCGCCGTGCTCACGCGCCTGGACGACGCCGTCGGCTTCGGCGTCGTCCTGAACGTCGTGCAGCGTCTGAACCTGGGCGTGTCGTACCTCACCACCGGGCAAAATGTGCCCAATGACATCGAAGAGGCTTGCAGCACACGCGTGGCGGAATTACTGTTAGCGCCCAACGCGTAA
- a CDS encoding flagellar biosynthetic protein FliR, which produces MPFELLAQYLKLPVFGLVAARLGGLIMFQPLLGTLSVPVRLRLMFVLGLAALMTPLVHLPGDAPDTPLTVALALGSEVLLGALIGLVTVGCFLGLQYGGLLVAQESGLAFGQIADPTSEDEETVPGVFYLQLGAVVYLIIGGHRALLCTCLDTFETIPLLADRPYAVFGTELLCQALTLSGEVAFRVAGPALLALFLVNLALGFISRTMPQLNILAVGFSLKALIAFVVMAIALPTATDAFVSVFERGYRWFNELIGVPG; this is translated from the coding sequence ATGCCGTTCGAGCTGTTGGCCCAGTATTTGAAGCTGCCGGTCTTCGGGCTGGTGGCGGCGCGTCTCGGCGGGCTGATCATGTTTCAGCCGCTGCTGGGGACGCTGTCCGTGCCGGTGCGGCTGCGGCTCATGTTCGTGCTGGGCCTGGCCGCGTTGATGACGCCGCTCGTCCATCTGCCGGGCGACGCGCCGGACACGCCGCTCACCGTCGCGCTCGCGCTGGGGTCCGAGGTGCTGCTGGGCGCGCTGATCGGGCTGGTGACGGTCGGCTGCTTCCTCGGGCTGCAGTATGGCGGCCTGCTGGTGGCGCAGGAATCCGGCCTCGCGTTCGGGCAAATCGCCGACCCGACTTCCGAGGACGAAGAGACGGTCCCCGGCGTGTTCTACCTGCAGCTCGGCGCGGTCGTGTACCTGATCATCGGCGGACATCGCGCGCTCTTGTGCACCTGCCTGGACACTTTCGAGACCATCCCGTTGCTGGCGGACCGGCCGTATGCCGTCTTCGGCACGGAGCTGCTCTGCCAGGCGCTGACGCTCAGCGGCGAAGTGGCTTTCCGGGTGGCGGGCCCGGCGCTGCTGGCGCTGTTTCTCGTGAACCTGGCGCTGGGGTTCATCTCGCGCACGATGCCGCAACTGAACATCCTGGCAGTCGGATTCTCCCTGAAGGCCTTGATTGCCTTTGTGGTGATGGCGATCGCCCTGCCCACCGCGACGGACGCGTTCGTGAGTGTCTTCGAACGCGGCTACCGGTGGTTCAACGAATTGATCGGAGTTCCAGGCTAG
- the fliQ gene encoding flagellar biosynthesis protein FliQ, with amino-acid sequence MDTAWALDLGREALITALVISGPVLGTGLIVGLVISLVQTVTQIQDQTLSIVPKIVAMVAATLFFVPWLAQRVVEYSQQLFAGH; translated from the coding sequence ATGGATACGGCCTGGGCACTTGATCTTGGACGCGAGGCGCTGATCACGGCGCTGGTCATCTCCGGCCCGGTGCTGGGCACCGGACTGATCGTGGGCCTGGTCATCAGCCTGGTGCAGACCGTGACGCAAATCCAGGACCAGACCCTCAGCATCGTGCCGAAGATCGTCGCGATGGTGGCCGCCACGCTGTTCTTCGTGCCGTGGCTGGCGCAGCGCGTCGTGGAGTACTCGCAGCAGTTGTTCGCCGGGCACTGA
- a CDS encoding FliA/WhiG family RNA polymerase sigma factor, whose product MRSNGRLRRVSRDHHAQSFPDAESLATAWREFRASGDDHIRNRLIEHYLYLVRYNAERIGAKLPDEVDVDDLMSAGIFGLVDALDAFDVERGVKFETYCAPRIRGAILDELRNMDWVPRLVRHRAHKLADATRALEAELGRVPNDEEVARRLNMTRPQFHKLLQDANAVSLISLSRKYTDPDSQRDVFEIDVLPDDRGSDPVVEAQKQDLKDLITRGLSRAERLIVVLYYYEQMTMKQIGQTLDLSESRVSQMHSAILDRLRAQLQARRKELVPDLQ is encoded by the coding sequence ATGCGTTCCAACGGGCGGCTTCGCCGGGTCAGTCGCGACCACCACGCGCAGTCGTTCCCCGATGCCGAGAGCCTGGCCACCGCGTGGCGCGAGTTTCGGGCGAGCGGCGACGATCACATCCGCAACCGCCTGATCGAGCACTACCTGTACCTGGTGCGCTACAACGCCGAGCGGATCGGCGCGAAACTGCCGGACGAGGTCGATGTCGATGACCTGATGAGCGCCGGCATCTTCGGGCTGGTCGACGCGCTGGACGCGTTCGATGTCGAGCGCGGCGTGAAGTTCGAGACATACTGCGCGCCGCGCATTCGCGGGGCGATTCTGGACGAGCTGCGCAACATGGACTGGGTGCCGCGGCTGGTTCGCCATCGGGCCCACAAGCTGGCCGACGCCACGCGGGCGCTGGAGGCCGAGCTCGGCCGCGTACCGAACGATGAAGAGGTGGCCCGCCGGCTGAACATGACCCGGCCGCAGTTCCACAAGCTGCTGCAGGACGCGAACGCCGTCTCACTGATCTCGCTGTCGCGCAAGTACACCGACCCGGACTCGCAGCGCGACGTGTTTGAGATCGACGTGCTGCCCGACGACCGCGGCAGCGACCCGGTGGTCGAGGCGCAGAAGCAGGATCTCAAGGACCTGATCACGCGCGGCCTGAGCCGGGCCGAGCGGCTGATCGTCGTGCTGTACTACTACGAGCAGATGACCATGAAGCAGATCGGGCAGACGCTGGACCTCTCCGAGTCCCGCGTCAGCCAGATGCACTCCGCCATCCTGGATCGTCTGCGGGCCCAGTTGCAGGCCCGGCGAAAGGAGCTGGTGCCCGACCTGCAGTGA
- the fliP gene encoding flagellar type III secretion system pore protein FliP (The bacterial flagellar biogenesis protein FliP forms a type III secretion system (T3SS)-type pore required for flagellar assembly.), with product MVRRAGHPKYAVRPDRGVALLALLLVLARGAMPATGQDAPRGRGASEAELVGPPATATETAHARDPLFVPDLDRWLPKATNREALSNSLQILVLLTLLTVAPSLLLMMTCFMRMLVVLALLRQALGTQQLPPSQVMVGLALFLTILVMAPTWDRINQHAVQPYLNEQLDQLDAVAIAGGELRGFMFNQIKNAGNAQDVYLMYEYAAKRTVAADEVLDEAAVPMTALVPAFILSELKVAFILGFRIYLPFLVIDMVIATILVSMGMMMLPPVLISLPFKLLLFVLADGWHLVVGSLMASVS from the coding sequence ATGGTCCGCAGGGCGGGTCATCCGAAATATGCCGTCCGCCCAGATCGCGGCGTCGCGCTGCTGGCCCTGCTGCTGGTGCTCGCGCGCGGTGCCATGCCGGCAACCGGGCAGGATGCGCCGCGGGGGCGCGGCGCGAGCGAGGCGGAGCTCGTGGGGCCGCCCGCCACGGCTACGGAGACCGCCCACGCCCGCGATCCGCTGTTCGTGCCGGACCTGGATCGCTGGCTGCCGAAGGCCACCAATCGCGAGGCCCTCAGCAACTCGCTGCAGATCCTCGTGCTGCTGACGCTGCTCACCGTGGCGCCCAGCCTGCTGCTCATGATGACCTGCTTCATGCGCATGCTGGTCGTGTTGGCGCTGCTGCGGCAGGCGCTCGGCACGCAGCAACTGCCGCCCTCGCAGGTCATGGTCGGCCTGGCACTCTTCCTGACCATCCTGGTCATGGCCCCGACCTGGGACCGCATCAATCAGCACGCGGTGCAGCCGTACCTGAACGAACAACTGGACCAGCTCGACGCGGTCGCCATCGCCGGCGGCGAGCTGCGCGGCTTCATGTTCAACCAGATCAAGAACGCCGGCAACGCGCAGGACGTGTACCTGATGTACGAATACGCCGCCAAGCGCACCGTGGCGGCGGACGAGGTGCTTGACGAGGCCGCGGTGCCGATGACGGCGCTGGTGCCGGCGTTCATCCTGAGTGAGTTGAAGGTCGCGTTCATCCTCGGTTTCCGCATTTACCTGCCGTTCCTGGTGATTGACATGGTGATCGCCACCATCCTGGTGTCGATGGGCATGATGATGCTGCCGCCGGTGCTGATCTCGCTGCCGTTCAAGCTGCTGCTGTTCGTGCTGGCGGATGGCTGGCACCTGGTGGTCGGTTCGTTGATGGCCAGTGTGAGCTGA